From a single Ciconia boyciana chromosome 11, ASM3463844v1, whole genome shotgun sequence genomic region:
- the HRH1 gene encoding histamine H1 receptor, whose amino-acid sequence MSKNTTENSTIPHPALLGLFLGSISLITIVMNILVLCAVKTEKKLQTVGNLHIVSLSIADLIVGAAVMPLNIVYLLSSAWTLGLPACLFWLSMDYVASTASIFNLFILCIDRYRSVQQPLKYLKYRTKTRASLMILGVWLLSFTWVIPILGWHVFANNGQREVKENECETEFSKVPWFKVLTAIVNFYLPSIMMLWFYYKIFRAVRKHCQHRELIDGSYRSFSEKTPIHHCKTKDEQNISLQKQILDENTPPKDKQTSPQPKTTEAELHFSNPDKPSKALVSKSNRKVLKWSCFPLTADQSEPGLDKAGKKCVCVTKDNENEEEPCSQDSDLSDASDNHTFTEEVPCKENSSPSPERACSPQEKTENRDFRGLTDVRKTWQSLHTHSRRHIQGLHGNREKKAAKQLGVIMAAFMLCWIPYFILFMVTAFHSHKQFSKLHMFTVWLGYVNSTLNPFLYPLCNQNFKKTFKKILHIH is encoded by the coding sequence ATGtcaaaaaacacaacagagaaCTCGACTATCCCTCACCCAGCTCTTCTAGGTCTGTTCCTGGGAAGCATTTCACTGATCACTATTGTCATGAATATATTAGTACTCTGtgctgtgaaaactgaaaagaagctGCAAACAGTTGGCAATTTACACATTGTCAGCCTCTCTATTGCAGATCTTATAGTTGGTGCAGCTGTTATGCCCCTGAATATTGTTTATCTCCTAAGTTCTGCGTGGACTCTAGGCTTACCAGCCTGTTTGTTCTGGCTGTCAATGGACTATGTGGCCAGTACTGCATCCATTTTCAATCTCTTCATACTGTGCATTGACCGTTATCGTTCAGTTCAGCAACCACTGAAATATctcaaatacagaacaaaaacGAGAGCATCGCTAAtgattttgggggtttggttgCTCTCTTTCACATGGGTCATTCCAATCCTAGGATGGCATGTTTTTGCTAACAATGGACAAAGGGAAGTAAAGGAAAATGAGTGTGAAACTGAATTCTCTAAAGTCCCCTGGTTTAAAGTGTTGACAGCCATTGTCAATTTCTACCTACCCTCTATCATGATGTTATGGTTCTACTATAAAATATTCAGAGCTGTTCGAAAACACTGTCAGCACCGAGAGCTCATCGATGGATCATATCGGTCTTTCTcagaaaaaacccccatacATCATTGTAAGACGAAGGAtgagcaaaatatttccctccAGAAGCAAATCTTAGATGAGAACACCCCTCCCAAAGACAAGCAAACCTCCCCTCAGCCCAAAACTACGGAGGCAGAGCTTCATTTCAGTAATCCTGACAAGCCTTCAAAGGCATTAGTTAGCAAGAGTAATAGGAAAGTCCTTAAATGGAGCTGTTTTCCTCTCACCGCTGACCAGTCTGAGCCAGGCCTGGATAAAGCAGGAAAGAAGTGCGTGTGCGTAACGAAAGACAACGAAAATGAAGAGGAGCCTTGCTCACAAGACAGTGACTTAAGCGATGCATCAGACAACCATACTTTCACAGAGGAGGTACCCTGTAAAGAGAACTCCAGTCCTAGCCCTGAAAGAGCCTGCAGTCCTCAGGAAAAGACTGAGAACAGGGATTTCAGAGGACTGACTGACGTGAGGAAAACCTGGCAAAGTCTGCACACCCATTCCAGACGGCATATTCAAGGACTGCATGGgaacagggagaagaaagcagctaAGCAGTTAGGGGTCATAATGGCAGCCTTTATGCTGTGCTGGATTCCctatttcatattatttatgGTAACAGCTTTCCATAGCCATAAACAATTTTCGAAATTACACATGTTCACTGTATGGCTTGGCTATGTGAACTCCACCTTAAATCCATTCCTGTATCCTCTTTGTAACCAGAATTTCAAGAAGACATTCAAAAAGATCCTTCACATTCACTGA